Proteins found in one Buchnera aphidicola str. G002 (Myzus persicae) genomic segment:
- the tilS gene encoding tRNA lysidine(34) synthetase TilS: MIEKIINQYKKKTFLIAYSGGLDSTVLLYQLLQIKKKTPHLQIRAIHINHNINTLSKKWAEHCKKICKIHQIPLIIENINIDLNKKNIEERLRIERYNILYHYLLQDEILLTGHHMNDQCETFILSLKRGSGPTGLSAMSLETSFGYKIIVRPFLHITKKELKLWAYHKKLNWIEDFSNLNINYDRNFIRHKIIPILEKRWPFFLKNCYRTINICQEEKKILRNLLNEKIHSFIQYDDSLNISSFKNLQKELATALIRHWISLKKIKLPSYRNIQCIYDQMIFSRKDANPKIILKKHEIRRYRQSLYLIKTTLSLKRTLLFWHNIDIQFTLPNNLGNLVQHKNGMTLPAPKDNELINIRFQYEGNILILGRNKKRKIKKIWQEKNIPPWLRSQIPLLFYNNIFVSALGVFVVNIKNPNKKTWTIAWQDNLKSNHDRLFLFS; the protein is encoded by the coding sequence TTGATTGAAAAAATTATTAATCAATATAAAAAAAAAACATTTCTAATAGCTTATAGTGGTGGATTAGATTCCACAGTACTTCTTTATCAGTTGTTACAAATAAAAAAAAAAACACCTCACCTTCAAATACGTGCTATTCATATCAATCATAATATTAATACTCTGTCAAAGAAATGGGCAGAACATTGCAAAAAAATTTGTAAAATACATCAAATACCATTAATTATTGAAAATATTAATATTGATTTAAATAAAAAAAACATTGAAGAAAGATTAAGAATTGAACGTTATAATATTCTTTATCATTATTTACTTCAGGATGAAATACTACTTACTGGTCATCATATGAATGATCAATGTGAAACCTTTATTTTATCTTTAAAGAGAGGTAGTGGTCCTACTGGACTTTCTGCAATGTCTTTAGAAACTTCATTTGGCTATAAAATAATAGTTAGACCTTTTCTTCATATCACAAAAAAAGAATTAAAATTATGGGCATATCATAAAAAATTAAATTGGATTGAAGACTTTAGTAATTTAAATATTAATTATGATCGTAATTTTATAAGACATAAAATTATTCCTATACTAGAAAAAAGATGGCCTTTTTTTTTAAAAAACTGTTACCGTACAATTAATATTTGTCAAGAAGAAAAAAAAATTCTCAGAAATCTACTTAATGAAAAAATTCATTCTTTCATACAATATGATGATTCATTAAACATTAGTAGTTTTAAAAATTTACAAAAAGAATTGGCTACAGCACTGATCAGACATTGGATTTCATTAAAAAAAATAAAACTGCCATCATATAGAAATATTCAATGTATTTATGATCAAATGATTTTTAGTAGAAAAGATGCAAATCCTAAAATAATTTTAAAAAAACATGAAATCAGACGCTATAGACAATCTCTTTATTTAATAAAAACAACATTAAGCTTAAAAAGAACTTTATTATTTTGGCATAATATTGATATTCAGTTTACTTTACCTAATAATCTAGGAAATTTAGTGCAGCATAAAAACGGAATGACTCTTCCTGCACCTAAAGATAATGAATTAATTAATATTCGATTTCAATATGAAGGAAATATATTAATTTTAGGTAGAAACAAAAAACGAAAAATAAAAAAAATTTGGCAAGAAAAAAATATTCCTCCTTGGTTACGTAGTCAAATTCCACTTTTATTTTATAATAATATCTTTGTTAGTGCTTTAGGAGTCTTTGTTGTCAATATAAAAAATCCAAATAAAAAAACTTGGACTATAGCATGGCAGGATAACTTAAAATCGAATCATGATCGTTTATTTTTATTTTCTTAA
- the rsxG gene encoding electron transport complex subunit RsxG, translating into MNIRKKILKHAFLISLFSTISVATTVFINTITKNKIIYQKEQEKNVLLKQVMPLKIYNQFTKKLYTIKNQSLGDNKKRNLWLLFKNNQAQAAIVETTAPDGYAGSINMLVAAYFDGKIIGVRVLSHKETPGIGDKIELSISNWIKKFTDMYVFSLEDKNFSLKKYGGRIEQFTGATITPQSVTNAVKRTVVFIKTIPLILNLLNQDIYEC; encoded by the coding sequence ATGAATATAAGAAAGAAAATATTAAAACATGCTTTTTTAATAAGTTTATTTTCTACTATCTCTGTAGCCACTACAGTCTTTATAAATACTATAACTAAAAATAAAATAATTTATCAAAAAGAACAAGAAAAAAATGTTTTATTAAAACAAGTAATGCCTCTAAAAATATATAATCAATTTACAAAAAAATTATACACAATAAAAAATCAATCTTTAGGGGATAATAAAAAACGTAATTTGTGGTTATTGTTTAAAAATAATCAAGCACAAGCAGCAATTGTAGAAACTACTGCTCCTGATGGTTATGCTGGTTCTATTAATATGTTAGTGGCTGCATATTTCGATGGCAAAATCATTGGTGTTAGAGTTTTATCTCATAAAGAAACTCCAGGTATTGGAGATAAAATTGAGTTGTCTATTTCTAATTGGATTAAAAAATTTACTGATATGTACGTATTTTCTTTAGAAGATAAAAATTTTTCATTAAAAAAATATGGAGGCAGAATTGAACAATTTACTGGCGCTACAATAACACCACAATCAGTGACTAATGCTGTCAAAAGAACAGTTGTTTTTATTAAAACTATACCGTTAATATTAAATTTGTTAAATCAAGATATTTATGAATGTTAA
- a CDS encoding riboflavin synthase — MFTGIVHGIGNIVFIEKKKKSNIYMVKLPSILSQDLKIGASVAHNGCCLTVKCIDNDFIVCDAVEETLKNTNLGILNIGDYINIERSVKYGDEIGGHIISGHIIDTTEISKILKNNDNCTLWLKVRNVNLMKYIFYKGFVCLDGVSLTISDIIKNEFCVNIIPHTLLSTTIKYKKNGDLMNLEIDFYTQTIVDTTERLINKKYKNFDLKSEII, encoded by the coding sequence ATGTTTACAGGTATTGTACATGGAATTGGTAATATAGTGTTTATAGAGAAGAAAAAAAAAAGTAATATTTATATGGTAAAACTACCATCTATTTTATCCCAAGATTTAAAAATTGGTGCTTCAGTTGCTCATAATGGATGTTGTTTGACCGTAAAATGTATTGATAATGATTTCATAGTATGTGATGCAGTAGAAGAAACTTTGAAAAATACTAATTTAGGAATATTAAATATTGGAGATTATATTAATATTGAAAGATCAGTAAAATATGGAGATGAAATTGGAGGTCATATAATTTCTGGTCATATTATAGACACAACTGAGATTTCTAAAATATTAAAAAATAATGATAATTGTACCTTGTGGTTAAAAGTTAGAAATGTAAATTTAATGAAATATATTTTTTATAAAGGATTTGTATGTCTGGACGGAGTTAGTCTAACTATTTCAGATATTATAAAGAATGAATTTTGTGTAAATATTATACCACATACATTATTATCTACTACAATCAAATATAAAAAAAATGGGGATTTAATGAATCTAGAAATTGATTTTTATACACAAACAATTGTAGATACTACAGAACGCTTAATAAATAAAAAATATAAAAATTTTGATTTAAAATCCGAAATTATTTAA
- the priA gene encoding replication restart helicase PriA → MIIVKVVLPLPIRQCFEYFMSDKMCPPVIGSRIVVPFRSKDIIGIIISFYTNTNTKNLNLKYVKSLIDTKSLYTNVLLDLLQWISKNYYCPIGSIFFSILPKLLRNNHIIKNQYIYQWTITKKGQEIDLKNFIKKQKQFKTLMFLKKNNILTSELKKYNLSEFILKKLEEQELCKIKKYSKPSLEYKYICDNEKNFFVNKNILFHINNILIRRKFASWLLTKVNLYTKVKFYLKLIRSVLLKNKQVLILVPYIKDINVISVFLKKFFNISINIIHSELSNIQYLNSWMKIQNGENLIIIGSNKSVFLPFLKLGIIIIFEEHNLNYKNRKTCRYNFRDIGILRAYRENIPIILDSDTPSLKTLHNIFLKKCFYIKIKQDYSLLKFNNDIVDLKKERIKFGLSLTLINEINKNFKERQVLLIFNKFNLFFLILVCNICGYINKCSNCNDYFEVNQYHNMLFCRFCLIKIKKPIFCYNCKNLSLIIKNIRIEEIKNSIQSFFPKKPLFFLLDKKKINENFLNKKSFNFSVTTPFVIFTTEDIVYNYYFPCVKLIGLICIDNYFLSFNFRSIEYFAQFYMNLKKLTKKGKKLLKILVQTSFYNHFNLTELYNNGYFSFVKKILSTRKKFLLPPWSIQSIIYSESLDSKKNIIFLNLFRKILEKKSKEYHGFLWCMSPYPCFFLKNKKKYVHQLLIHCSSRLYFNNLFHECMNIMNFFDIAKKVRCIIDIEPN, encoded by the coding sequence GTGATTATTGTAAAAGTTGTTTTACCTTTACCAATTAGACAATGTTTTGAATATTTTATGTCTGATAAAATGTGTCCTCCTGTTATTGGTAGTCGAATAGTAGTTCCTTTTCGTTCTAAAGATATAATTGGTATTATTATTTCTTTTTATACAAACACGAATACAAAAAATTTAAATCTAAAATATGTAAAATCATTAATTGATACTAAATCACTATATACTAATGTTTTATTAGATCTTCTTCAATGGATTAGTAAAAATTATTATTGTCCTATTGGAAGCATATTTTTTTCTATTTTACCAAAATTATTACGTAATAATCATATAATAAAAAATCAATATATTTATCAATGGACTATAACAAAAAAAGGACAAGAAATAGATCTAAAAAACTTTATAAAAAAACAGAAACAATTTAAAACTCTAATGTTTTTAAAAAAAAATAACATTTTAACTTCCGAATTAAAAAAATATAATTTGTCTGAATTTATTTTAAAAAAGCTGGAAGAACAAGAATTATGTAAAATAAAAAAATATTCTAAACCTTCACTTGAATATAAATATATATGTGACAACGAAAAAAATTTTTTTGTAAATAAAAATATTTTATTTCATATTAATAATATTTTAATAAGAAGAAAATTTGCATCGTGGTTGTTAACTAAAGTTAATTTATATACAAAAGTGAAATTTTATTTGAAATTGATTAGATCAGTGCTACTAAAAAATAAGCAAGTTTTGATTTTAGTTCCCTATATTAAAGATATTAACGTCATTTCAGTTTTTTTAAAAAAATTTTTTAATATTTCTATTAATATAATTCATTCAGAATTAAGTAATATTCAATACTTGAATAGTTGGATGAAGATACAAAATGGTGAAAACTTAATTATAATTGGTTCAAATAAAAGTGTATTTTTACCTTTTTTAAAATTAGGTATAATTATTATTTTCGAAGAACATAATTTGAATTATAAGAATAGAAAAACATGTAGATATAATTTTAGAGACATAGGAATATTAAGAGCATATAGAGAAAATATACCTATAATTTTGGACTCTGATACTCCTTCTTTAAAAACATTGCATAATATTTTTTTAAAAAAATGTTTTTACATAAAAATAAAACAAGATTATAGTCTTTTAAAATTTAATAATGATATTGTTGATTTAAAAAAAGAAAGAATAAAATTTGGTTTGTCTTTAACACTGATAAATGAAATTAATAAAAATTTTAAAGAAAGACAGGTGTTATTAATTTTTAATAAATTTAATTTATTTTTTTTAATACTTGTCTGTAATATATGTGGATATATCAACAAATGTAGTAATTGCAATGATTATTTTGAAGTGAATCAATACCATAATATGCTATTTTGCAGATTTTGTTTGATTAAAATAAAAAAACCTATATTTTGTTATAATTGTAAAAATTTATCTTTAATAATAAAAAATATCAGAATAGAAGAAATAAAAAATAGTATACAAAGTTTTTTTCCTAAAAAACCATTGTTTTTTTTATTAGATAAAAAAAAAATTAATGAAAACTTTTTAAATAAAAAATCTTTTAATTTTTCAGTTACTACTCCGTTTGTTATTTTTACAACAGAAGATATTGTTTATAATTATTATTTTCCTTGTGTCAAATTGATTGGTTTGATATGTATTGATAATTATTTTCTTTCTTTTAATTTTCGCTCTATAGAATATTTTGCTCAATTTTATATGAATTTGAAAAAATTAACGAAAAAGGGTAAAAAATTATTGAAAATATTAGTACAAACGTCATTTTATAATCATTTTAATTTAACAGAATTATATAATAATGGATATTTTTCTTTTGTAAAAAAAATATTATCGACTAGAAAAAAATTTTTATTACCACCTTGGAGTATACAAAGTATTATTTATTCTGAAAGTTTAGATTCTAAAAAAAATATTATTTTTTTAAATTTATTTCGTAAAATTTTAGAAAAAAAATCTAAGGAATATCATGGTTTTTTATGGTGTATGAGTCCTTATCCTTGTTTTTTTCTTAAAAATAAAAAAAAATATGTTCATCAATTATTAATCCACTGTTCTTCACGTCTATATTTTAATAATTTATTCCACGAATGCATGAATATAATGAATTTTTTTGATATTGCAAAAAAAGTAAGATGCATTATAGATATAGAACCTAATTAA
- the nth gene encoding endonuclease III codes for MNKEKRYKILSLFYDNNPNPKIELIFSSDFELLLSVILSAKSTDKIVNKTTKILFKIANTPQSILCLGIECLKKYIRNIGLYNSKALNIIRTSFLIIYKYNGKIPKDRIELESLPGVGRKTANIILNTLFKKDTIAVDTHVFRVSNRTNFAKGKNTKEVENKLIKVVPTIFKSKMHLWFVFHGRYICTARKIKCNMCLIVRLCEFNKKTLK; via the coding sequence ATGAACAAAGAAAAACGTTATAAAATATTATCATTGTTTTATGATAATAATCCAAATCCGAAAATAGAATTAATTTTTTCTTCCGATTTTGAATTATTATTATCAGTGATATTATCAGCAAAGTCTACTGACAAAATAGTTAATAAAACTACTAAAATATTATTTAAAATTGCAAATACTCCACAAAGCATTTTATGTCTAGGGATCGAATGTCTTAAAAAATATATTAGAAATATTGGGTTATATAATTCTAAAGCATTAAATATTATACGTACTTCTTTTTTAATAATATATAAATATAATGGAAAAATTCCTAAAGATCGTATTGAATTAGAGTCTTTACCTGGTGTGGGAAGAAAAACAGCTAATATTATTTTAAATACTTTATTTAAAAAAGATACTATTGCCGTGGATACTCATGTTTTTAGAGTTTCTAATCGTACTAATTTTGCTAAAGGTAAAAATACAAAAGAAGTTGAGAATAAATTAATAAAAGTAGTTCCTACTATTTTTAAATCTAAAATGCATTTATGGTTTGTTTTTCATGGTCGTTATATTTGTACTGCACGTAAAATTAAATGCAATATGTGTTTAATAGTTAGATTATGTGAATTTAATAAAAAAACTTTGAAATAG
- the rsxA gene encoding electron transport complex subunit RsxA — MQHYFLFFVSNILIENFILVKFLGLCPFLGASSKIETSIGMSFATTFVILLSTVLLWLVNFFILLPLDLVYLRIIAYMLIISVSVQFLEIVLSSTSPILYRLLGIFLPLITTNCTVLAIPLFSLYANHTFLDSVLYGISASFGFTLVMIIFSCIRERIVLSDVPLPFQGAPVILITASIMSIAFMGFQGLVKF, encoded by the coding sequence ATGCAACACTATTTTTTATTTTTTGTTTCTAATATATTAATTGAAAATTTTATTTTAGTAAAATTTCTTGGTTTATGTCCTTTTTTAGGAGCATCAAGTAAAATTGAAACATCTATTGGAATGAGTTTTGCAACTACTTTTGTAATTTTATTGTCTACAGTGTTACTCTGGTTAGTCAATTTTTTTATTTTATTACCTTTAGATTTAGTTTATTTAAGAATTATAGCTTATATGTTAATAATTTCAGTGAGTGTTCAGTTTTTAGAAATAGTCTTAAGTAGTACTAGCCCTATTTTATATCGTCTACTTGGAATTTTTCTTCCTTTAATCACCACTAATTGTACAGTTTTAGCTATTCCATTATTTAGTTTGTATGCAAATCATACTTTTTTAGATTCCGTATTATACGGTATTAGTGCATCTTTTGGATTCACTTTAGTCATGATTATTTTTTCTTGCATACGTGAACGTATAGTATTATCTGATGTTCCTCTACCTTTTCAGGGTGCTCCTGTTATTTTAATTACAGCTAGCATCATGTCTATTGCATTTATGGGATTTCAAGGTTTAGTAAAATTTTAA
- the rsxB gene encoding electron transport complex subunit RsxB: protein MLTIIIFSILSFFLGIILGFATYTFHVKKDPAVEIINELLPQSQCAQCGYAGCYPYAESVVYNSEKIDKCIPGGTDLISKISEVLNIETPVYNFIVEHKKTFNTTVWIDEKNCVGCSKCAIFCPVDAIIGSPSFMHTVLQKFCTGCNVCLDHCPTNCIQIKKRDF, encoded by the coding sequence ATGCTTACAATTATTATTTTTAGTATATTATCTTTTTTTTTGGGAATTATATTAGGTTTTGCTACTTATACATTTCATGTAAAAAAAGATCCTGCTGTAGAAATTATTAACGAGTTATTACCTCAAAGTCAATGCGCACAATGTGGTTATGCTGGATGCTATCCTTATGCTGAATCAGTAGTTTATAATTCTGAAAAAATTGATAAATGCATTCCAGGTGGAACTGACCTTATATCAAAAATATCTGAAGTATTAAATATAGAAACACCTGTATACAATTTTATTGTTGAGCACAAGAAAACATTTAATACTACTGTATGGATAGATGAAAAGAACTGTGTCGGATGCTCAAAATGTGCTATTTTTTGTCCAGTCGATGCAATAATTGGTTCTCCTAGTTTTATGCATACAGTTTTACAAAAATTTTGTACTGGTTGTAATGTTTGTTTAGATCACTGTCCAACTAATTGCATTCAAATAAAAAAAAGAGATTTTTGA
- the tyrS gene encoding tyrosine--tRNA ligase codes for MSEFNLINELENRDLISHISNKDNLNKLIQKHSISLYCGFDPTEESLHIGHLLPLITLKRFQIAGHKPIVLIGGATSLIGDPSFKEKERVFHSNYTVNIWTEKIRKQISYFLDFNGLENSALILNNKSWFNKINILSFLRDIGKYFSINTMINRSAVKQRIQRSDQGISFTEFSYNLLQAYDFFILHKQYQVQLQIGGSDQWGNISSGLNLIHRKSKQEVYGLTVPLLIQSNGIKFGKTELGTVWLDADKTSPYKFYQFWMNIEDSNVYYFLKIFTFVDILEINDREQKKHINNNIINDKSFLAKNITRFVHGEKQLLAVERITEFLFFKNIIDIQESDLKQLQQDGIPSINIDKIKDLQEALVLSSLARSRTQAQNMIISNSISINTKRINENRIFNEYDKLFGKFTLLSRGKKNHCLLCW; via the coding sequence ATGAGTGAATTTAACTTAATTAATGAACTAGAGAATAGAGATCTAATATCTCATATTTCCAATAAAGATAATTTAAATAAACTCATTCAAAAACATTCTATTTCACTTTATTGTGGTTTTGATCCTACTGAAGAAAGTTTACATATAGGTCATCTTTTACCCTTAATTACTTTGAAAAGATTTCAAATAGCAGGACATAAACCTATAGTTTTAATCGGTGGAGCTACTAGCTTAATTGGCGATCCTAGTTTTAAAGAAAAAGAAAGAGTGTTTCATTCAAACTACACTGTCAATATATGGACAGAAAAGATTAGAAAACAAATCTCTTACTTTTTAGATTTTAATGGTCTAGAAAATAGTGCTTTAATATTAAATAATAAATCTTGGTTTAATAAGATTAACATCTTATCATTTTTACGAGATATCGGTAAATATTTCTCAATTAATACAATGATTAATCGTTCGGCAGTAAAACAGCGTATTCAAAGATCAGATCAAGGAATTTCGTTTACAGAATTTTCTTATAATTTATTACAAGCATATGATTTTTTTATTTTACATAAACAGTATCAAGTTCAACTGCAAATTGGAGGATCAGATCAATGGGGTAATATATCTTCAGGACTGAATTTAATACATCGTAAATCTAAACAAGAAGTCTATGGTTTAACAGTACCTCTTCTGATCCAGTCTAATGGAATCAAATTTGGAAAAACAGAATTGGGTACTGTTTGGTTGGACGCTGATAAAACTAGTCCTTATAAATTTTATCAATTTTGGATGAATATAGAAGATAGTAATGTGTACTATTTTTTAAAAATTTTTACTTTTGTAGATATATTAGAAATCAACGATAGAGAACAAAAAAAACATATTAATAATAATATTATAAATGATAAATCTTTTCTTGCTAAAAATATTACTCGTTTTGTACACGGAGAGAAACAATTATTAGCAGTTGAAAGAATCACAGAATTTCTTTTTTTTAAAAATATTATTGATATTCAAGAGTCTGATTTAAAACAATTACAACAAGATGGTATTCCTTCGATTAATATAGATAAAATAAAAGATTTACAAGAAGCATTAGTCTTATCTTCATTAGCTAGGTCTCGTACACAAGCTCAAAATATGATAATTTCTAACTCTATATCTATTAATACTAAAAGAATAAATGAAAATCGTATATTTAATGAATATGATAAATTATTTGGAAAATTTACTTTATTATCTAGAGGTAAAAAAAATCATTGTTTACTTTGTTGGTGA
- a CDS encoding iron-sulfur cluster assembly accessory protein, giving the protein MNKYKINTYAPNKNTWKSITITENAIKQILFLINSHSDNKGIRLGIKKSGCAGFRYTMKLIKNSELNKEKDTKEVMFFYKNILIYISSKEIPFLEGIKIDFVQNNINKVFKFHNSKLEKFCGCGESFALE; this is encoded by the coding sequence ATGAATAAATATAAAATTAATACTTATGCTCCAAATAAAAATACATGGAAAAGCATTACAATAACTGAAAATGCTATCAAACAAATTTTGTTTTTAATTAATTCACATTCTGATAATAAAGGAATAAGATTAGGTATAAAAAAATCAGGATGTGCAGGATTTCGATACACTATGAAATTAATTAAAAATTCAGAATTAAATAAAGAAAAAGATACAAAAGAAGTTATGTTTTTTTATAAAAACATTCTGATATATATTTCTTCTAAAGAAATACCATTTTTAGAAGGAATAAAAATAGATTTTGTACAAAACAATATTAATAAAGTATTTAAGTTTCATAATAGTAAATTAGAAAAATTTTGTGGTTGTGGTGAAAGTTTTGCTCTTGAATAA
- a CDS encoding electron transport complex subunit E, whose translation MNVKDFFINRLWKRNSSLVQLLGLCPVLAMTTNAINAIGLGITTTFVLTITNTIISVFKKFIPRNIRIPIYMMIVSSVVTCVEMLIHAYQYNLYQSLGIFIPLIVTNCIIVGRADLVAYKSSIFFSFLDGILIGLGSTISMFIIGSIREILGNGTLFFGANKIISSIDSSFFITLLDKNSTIILAVLPPGGFFILGCIIAIKNFIDRNNKKNTVLTSLKCSCINKKIKYEQRKTL comes from the coding sequence ATGAATGTTAAAGATTTTTTTATCAATAGATTATGGAAAAGAAATTCTTCTTTAGTGCAATTATTAGGGCTATGCCCAGTTTTAGCTATGACAACTAATGCTATTAATGCTATAGGTTTAGGTATCACTACTACTTTTGTCTTGACTATTACTAATACTATTATTTCTGTTTTTAAAAAATTTATACCTAGAAATATAAGAATACCTATTTATATGATGATTGTTTCTTCTGTTGTGACATGTGTTGAAATGTTAATTCATGCTTATCAATATAATTTATATCAGTCATTGGGTATTTTCATTCCTCTTATAGTTACGAACTGTATTATTGTAGGTCGAGCAGATCTTGTTGCTTATAAGAGTTCAATATTTTTTTCTTTTTTAGATGGAATTTTAATTGGACTAGGCTCAACTATTTCTATGTTTATAATAGGTTCTATAAGAGAAATATTAGGTAATGGAACTTTATTTTTTGGAGCTAATAAAATTATATCTTCTATAGATAGTTCTTTTTTTATTACTTTATTAGATAAAAATTCGACAATAATTTTAGCTGTTTTACCACCAGGTGGTTTTTTTATATTAGGTTGTATAATTGCTATTAAGAACTTTATAGATCGAAATAATAAGAAAAATACTGTTTTAACTAGTTTAAAATGTTCTTGTATAAATAAAAAAATTAAATATGAACAAAGAAAAACGTTATAA
- a CDS encoding RnfABCDGE type electron transport complex subunit D has product MNFPSIYPVYSVRKIMFLVIIACIPGIFTKCYFFGSGTLIQIFFSIIIAILLEIIILKIRSKNIKIHLQDNSVLLTAILFGVSIPSLLPWWITMIGVFFSVLVGKHVYGGIGQNIFNPAMVGYTVLLISFPLYMHNWHENHLNVSLLKDIQKSFNIIFSKSDNIINDNINSNVSTDIFTEATPLDNLKIQLHSQNNYNSEKSVFDQNTISISNSWKYINISFFLGGIFLLFKKIICWRIPISFLIFLGFLSSINYFFLKDLLASPLLHFCSGGTMVCAFFISTDPVTTACTNIGKIIFGMTTAFLVWIIRYYSDYPDGIAFAVLLSNMIVPLIDYYIKTSGYGHSNI; this is encoded by the coding sequence ATGAACTTTCCTTCCATATATCCTGTTTATAGTGTTAGAAAAATAATGTTTTTAGTTATTATAGCTTGTATTCCAGGTATTTTTACTAAATGTTATTTTTTTGGTAGTGGTACCTTAATACAGATTTTTTTTTCTATAATAATTGCGATATTATTAGAAATTATTATTTTAAAGATTCGTTCAAAAAATATAAAAATACATCTACAAGATAATTCAGTACTTCTAACTGCAATTTTATTTGGAGTTAGTATTCCTTCTTTATTACCTTGGTGGATAACTATGATTGGTGTATTTTTTTCTGTTCTGGTTGGTAAACATGTATATGGTGGCATTGGTCAAAATATATTTAATCCAGCTATGGTTGGTTATACGGTATTGTTAATATCTTTTCCTCTTTATATGCACAATTGGCATGAAAATCATTTAAATGTATCTTTATTAAAAGATATTCAAAAATCATTTAATATTATTTTTTCTAAATCAGATAATATTATTAATGATAATATAAATTCAAATGTTTCTACTGATATTTTTACAGAAGCTACTCCTTTAGATAATTTAAAAATACAATTGCATTCGCAAAATAATTATAACTCAGAAAAATCTGTATTTGATCAAAACACTATTTCTATCAGCAATAGCTGGAAGTATATCAATATTAGTTTTTTTTTAGGTGGTATTTTTTTATTATTTAAAAAAATTATTTGTTGGCGGATCCCAATAAGTTTTTTGATTTTTTTAGGTTTTTTATCTAGTATTAATTATTTTTTTTTAAAAGATTTACTTGCGTCACCATTACTTCATTTTTGTTCTGGAGGAACAATGGTATGTGCTTTTTTTATTTCTACAGATCCAGTTACTACTGCATGTACTAATATAGGAAAGATAATCTTTGGTATGACAACTGCTTTCTTAGTTTGGATTATTCGTTATTACAGCGATTATCCTGATGGAATTGCTTTTGCGGTTTTACTGTCTAATATGATCGTACCATTAATAGATTATTATATAAAAACATCTGGATATGGTCATAGTAATATATGA